A genomic stretch from Lathyrus oleraceus cultivar Zhongwan6 chromosome 2, CAAS_Psat_ZW6_1.0, whole genome shotgun sequence includes:
- the LOC127118860 gene encoding putative F-box/FBD/LRR-repeat protein At1g78760 isoform X3, whose amino-acid sequence MKTRRRNYDKDRLSALPNSLLLQILSHLNAKQVVQTCILSTTWNNVWKDLPVLSLNSSHFKTFLSFTNFVSQILSLRNDKTSLHALNFQSLYNDIEPHLLKSILNYAFSPNLQLLHMSMAVKTQQFSLCNFSSHTLTSLNLSPRILSQRPLFPNSLKLPALTYLSLNFFNFSSCSDDGYADPFSAFKNLNTLIIHFCHVLDDKNLLISSVSLVNLKLQLFYLSAYKFELSTPNLCSFYFKGYPFQNLRGHNSHSNASSIKHVDIVLPSWTHVQNSPSILFNWLVQFALMESLTISSQTLEFLDLILDLWKVDFPYLINMKLLKIETHKLSSIPDGLGDFLLQNAPSAKKVIIELSEETLIRRMVDALGFPRDQNKGGCTY is encoded by the exons ATGAAAACAAGGAGACGGAATTATGATAAAGACAGACTCAGTGCTTTACCTAATTCTCTTTTACTTCAAATATTGTCTCATTTGAATGCCAAGCAAGTTGTTCAAACCTGCATTCTCTCCACAACATGGAACAATGTTTGGAAGGATCTTCCTGTTCTTTCTTTAAATTCTTCTCACTTCAAGACCTTCCTAAGTTTCACTAATTTCGTCTCTCAAATTTTGTCTCTACGCAACGATAAAACCTCTCTCCATGCTCTCAATTTTCAGTCCCTCTACAATGATATAGAGCCTCACCTACTCAAAAGCATCCTTAATTATGCATTTTCACCCAATCTCCAACTATTACACATGTCCATGGCGGTTAAAACTCAACAATTTTCACTTTGCAACTTTTCATCTCACACGTTAACCTCTCTTAACCTTAGTCCTAGAATCTTAAGTCAAAGACCATTATTTCCAAATTCTCTTAAACTTCCTGCATTAACCTACTTGTCTCTAAATTTCTTTAACTTTTCCTCCTGTAGCGATGATGGCTATGCCGATCCCTTTTCGGCATTTAAAAATTTGAATACTTTGATCATTCATTTTTGTCATGTTCTTGATGATAAGAACCTCTTAATATCAAGTGTCTCGCTTGTTAATTTAAAATTACAACTGTTTTATCTCTCCGCTTACAAATTTGAGTTATCTACCCCAAATCTTTGTAGCTTTTATTTTAAGGGTTATCCTTTTCAAAACCTCCGTGGGCACAATAGCCATAGCAATGCCTCTTCTATTAAACATGTAGATATTGTTTTACCTAGCTGGACGCATGTCCAAAATTCTCCTTCAATTCTATTCAATTGGCTGGTTCAGTTTGCTCTCATGGAATCATTGACAATCTCTTCACAGACTCTTGAG TTTCTCGACCTAATTCTGGATTTGTGGAAGGTTGATTTCCCTTATTTAATTAACATGAAGTTACTGAAAATAGAAACGCATAAACTTTCATCAATACCGGATGGATTAGGAGACTTTTTACTTCAAAACGCACCATCTGCAAAGAAAGTCATCATAGAATTGTCAG AAGAAACACTAATTAGAAGAATGGTTGATGCATTGGGTTTTCCAAGAGATCAGAATAAGGGTGGATGCACTTATTAG
- the LOC127118859 gene encoding putative F-box/FBD/LRR-repeat protein At1g78760 yields the protein MKTRRRNYDKDRLSALPNSLLLQILSHLNAKQVVQTCILSTTWNNVWKDLPVLSLNSSHFKTFLSFTNFVSQILSLRNDKTSLHALNFQSLYNDIEPHLLKSILNYAFSPNLQLLHMSMAVKTQQFSLCNFSSHTLTSLNLSPRILSQRPLFPNSLKLPALTYLSLNFFNFSSCSDDGYADPFSAFKNLNTLIIHFCHVLDDKNLLISSVSLVNLKLQLFYLSAYKFELSTPNLCSFYFKGYPFQNLRGHNSHSNASSIKHVDIVLPSWTHVQNSPSILFNWLVQFALMESLTISSQTLEFLDLIPDLWKVDFPYLINMKLLKIETHKLSSIPDGLGDFLLQNAPSAKKVIIELSEETLIRRMVDALGFPREQNKGGCTY from the exons ATGAAAACAAGGAGACGGAATTATGATAAAGACAGACTCAGTGCTTTACCTAATTCTCTTTTACTTCAAATATTGTCTCATTTGAATGCCAAGCAAGTTGTTCAAACCTGCATTCTCTCCACAACATGGAACAATGTTTGGAAGGATCTTCCTGTTCTTTCTTTAAATTCTTCTCACTTCAAGACCTTCCTAAGTTTCACTAATTTCGTCTCTCAAATTTTGTCTCTACGCAACGATAAAACCTCTCTCCATGCTCTCAATTTTCAGTCCCTCTACAATGATATAGAGCCTCACCTACTCAAAAGCATCCTTAATTATGCATTTTCACCCAATCTCCAACTATTACACATGTCCATGGCGGTTAAAACTCAACAATTTTCACTTTGCAACTTTTCATCTCACACGTTAACCTCTCTTAACCTTAGTCCTAGAATCTTAAGTCAAAGACCATTATTTCCAAATTCTCTTAAACTTCCTGCATTAACCTACTTGTCTCTAAATTTCTTTAACTTTTCCTCCTGTAGCGATGATGGCTATGCCGATCCCTTTTCGGCATTTAAAAATTTGAATACTTTGATCATTCATTTTTGTCATGTTCTTGATGATAAGAACCTCTTAATATCAAGTGTCTCGCTTGTTAATTTAAAATTACAACTGTTTTATCTCTCCGCTTACAAATTTGAGTTATCTACCCCAAATCTTTGTAGCTTTTATTTTAAGGGTTATCCTTTTCAAAACCTCCGTGGGCACAATAGCCATAGCAATGCCTCTTCTATTAAACATGTAGATATTGTTTTACCTAGCTGGACGCATGTCCAAAATTCTCCTTCAATTCTATTCAATTGGCTGGTTCAGTTTGCTCTCATGGAATCATTGACAATCTCTTCACAGACTCTTGAG TTTCTCGACCTAATTCCGGATTTGTGGAAGGTTGATTTCCCTTATTTAATTAACATGAAGTTACTGAAAATAGAAACGCATAAACTTTCATCAATACCGGATGGATTAGGAGACTTTTTACTTCAAAACGCACCATCTGCAAAGAAAGTCATCATAGAATTGTCAG AAGAAACACTAATTAGAAGAATGGTTGATGCATTGGGTTTTCCAAGAGAACAGAATAAGGGTGGATGCACTTATTAG
- the LOC127118860 gene encoding putative F-box/FBD/LRR-repeat protein At1g78760 isoform X2, with translation MKTRRRNYDKDRLSALPNSLLLQILSHLNAKQVVQTCILSTTWNNVWKDLPVLSLNSSHFKTFLSFTNFVSQILSLRNDKTSLHALNFQSLYNDIEPHLLKSILNYAFSPNLQLLHMSMAVKTQQFSLCNFSSHTLTSLNLSPRILSQRPLFPNSLKLPALTYLSLNFFNFSSCSDDGYADPFSAFKNLNTLIIHFCHVLDDKNLLISSVSLVNLKLQLFYLSAYKFELSTPNLCSFYFKGYPFQNLRGHNSHSNASSIKHVDIVLPSWTHVQNSPSILFNWLVQFALMESLTISSQTLEFLDLILDLWKVDFPYLINMKLLKIETHKLSSIPDGLGDFLLQNAPSAKKVIIELSEETLIRRMVDALGFPREQNKGGCTY, from the exons ATGAAAACAAGGAGACGGAATTATGATAAAGACAGACTCAGTGCTTTACCTAATTCTCTTTTACTTCAAATATTGTCTCATTTGAATGCCAAGCAAGTTGTTCAAACCTGCATTCTCTCCACAACATGGAACAATGTTTGGAAGGATCTTCCTGTTCTTTCTTTAAATTCTTCTCACTTCAAGACCTTCCTAAGTTTCACTAATTTCGTCTCTCAAATTTTGTCTCTACGCAACGATAAAACCTCTCTCCATGCTCTCAATTTTCAGTCCCTCTACAATGATATAGAGCCTCACCTACTCAAAAGCATCCTTAATTATGCATTTTCACCCAATCTCCAACTATTACACATGTCCATGGCGGTTAAAACTCAACAATTTTCACTTTGCAACTTTTCATCTCACACGTTAACCTCTCTTAACCTTAGTCCTAGAATCTTAAGTCAAAGACCATTATTTCCAAATTCTCTTAAACTTCCTGCATTAACCTACTTGTCTCTAAATTTCTTTAACTTTTCCTCCTGTAGCGATGATGGCTATGCCGATCCCTTTTCGGCATTTAAAAATTTGAATACTTTGATCATTCATTTTTGTCATGTTCTTGATGATAAGAACCTCTTAATATCAAGTGTCTCGCTTGTTAATTTAAAATTACAACTGTTTTATCTCTCCGCTTACAAATTTGAGTTATCTACCCCAAATCTTTGTAGCTTTTATTTTAAGGGTTATCCTTTTCAAAACCTCCGTGGGCACAATAGCCATAGCAATGCCTCTTCTATTAAACATGTAGATATTGTTTTACCTAGCTGGACGCATGTCCAAAATTCTCCTTCAATTCTATTCAATTGGCTGGTTCAGTTTGCTCTCATGGAATCATTGACAATCTCTTCACAGACTCTTGAG TTTCTCGACCTAATTCTGGATTTGTGGAAGGTTGATTTCCCTTATTTAATTAACATGAAGTTACTGAAAATAGAAACGCATAAACTTTCATCAATACCGGATGGATTAGGAGACTTTTTACTTCAAAACGCACCATCTGCAAAGAAAGTCATCATAGAATTGTCAG